In Astatotilapia calliptera chromosome 16, fAstCal1.2, whole genome shotgun sequence, one genomic interval encodes:
- the p2ry8 gene encoding P2Y purinoceptor 8 encodes MKVNSSKLDNATINFLQNSGAAISISILYIFITGINLVGNGLSMWLLLFRTSPKSPSIIFMINLTLTDMALGAALPFQISYQLQGYQWNLGPNMCSFVTLVFYSNMYCSILTMMAIGIDRYLGIVRPMLFRRIRKKRLIAFISCFVMWGLVLSTLYPLMTTDLTYRVPQLNITTCFDILKTEMLPSMAAWAAFLFSMVFVLFLFPFCVTSFCYISVIRKLASDSKTSQKKRAIRLAVIVLLVFTFCFGPNNILLLIHSVLRLYYKKSIYTAYKLSLCFSCLNSCLDPFIYYFACKDFRQKLREIIHLQSLSSGDSMKMENKETLYSAQ; translated from the exons ATGAAGGTGAATTCCAGCAAACTAGACAACGCCACGATAAACTTTCTGCAGAATTCTGGCGCCGCCATCTCTATCTCTATTTTGTACATATTCATCACCGGCATTAACTTGGTGGGAAATGGCTTGTCCATGTGGCTTCTCCTCTTCCGTACCTCTCCCAAGTCTCCTTCCATCATCTTCATGATAAATCTTACCCTTACCGACATGGCTCTCGGTGCTGCTCTGCCCTTTCAGATCTCCTACCAGCTCCAAGGATATCAATGGAATCTGGGACCAAACATGTGCAG TTTTGTGACCCTCGTTTTCTACTCCAATATGTACTGCTCCATCCTTACAATGATGGCCATCGGTATCGACCGCTATCTGGGCATTGTCAGGCCCATGCTGTTCAGGCGGATCAGGAAGAAGAGACTGATCGCTTTTATCAGCTGCTTCGTCATGTGGGGTTTGGTCCTGAGCACTCTGTATCCACTGATGACGACAGACCTGACCTATCGCGTTCCTCAGCTTAACATTACAACCTGTTTTGATATACTGAAGACAGAAATGCTTCCATCCATGGCGGCCTGGGCAGCCTTCCTCTTCAGCATGGTCTtcgttctctttctctttccgtTCTGTGTGACATCATTCTGCTACATCAGTGTCATACGCAAGCTGGCCAGTGATTCAAAGACATCccagaaaaagagagcaatccGTCTGGCAGTCATTGTTCTCTTAGTCTTCACATTCTGCTTTGGTCCAAACAACATCCTCCTGCTGATACATAGCGTGCTGAGACTCTACTATAAGAAGTCTATCTACACAGCCTACaagctgtctctgtgcttcagCTGTCTAAATAGCTGCCTCGACCCATTCATTTACTACTTTGCATGTAAGGACTTCAGACAAAAGCTGAGAGAGATAATACATCTGCAGAGTTTGAGCAGTGGAGATTCAATGAAGATGGAAAATAAAGAGACTTTGTACTCTGCGCAGTGA
- the asmtl gene encoding putative bifunctional dTTP/UTP pyrophosphatase/methyltransferase protein isoform X2, which yields MRRDAAGGSCCQFPRVVQFDLKATMVLNPVISKLAGKLVVLASASPRRLEILRSAGLRFEVVPSWFKETLDKGLFKAPHEYAVETAKQKALEVARRMPFKHLKTPDIVIGADTIVTVDGMILEKPVDKHDAYRMLSSLSGKEHSVFTGVAIVLCHEKENEEVDYQLVDFYEETKVKFADLSEDMLWEYINSGEPITSTLPSCSDNLPISVPTQPPSSSQALPSHNSSVRRPSSPCDIQRLHTQITPTASPALKVKREDSESESSQTLVNSTSKHTDNRKVKLHDNATLPSITRRGQVTEPTRGDLERICELMDGFKASKALFTASKLCLFDLLHSRPGLDAAQVAQEIKASAKGTECLLEACVSLGLLKSIEKACQKPVYENADLATDFLRSDAPCSLHGYLQHCNETMWPLFSHLESAVQEGTSQREKAFSKQMLQETSSSSREGKLRFMKAMHNIAKITGKTIATAFDLSTYKSACDLGGCTGALAYEFAEAHPGLSVTVFDLPAVVELNEFFHPQHPDNRVSFVAGDFLKDELPKADLYILARILHDLPDEKVHILLSKIADACTAGCGLLLSEIFLDEDRRGPSRGLLQALSMSEGKQRSATEYSLLLKSHGFITAHIRHTDNLLDAMLCIKA from the exons ATGCGTCGTGACGCAGCAGGCGGGTCCTGCTGTCAGTTTCCCCGAGTTGTACAG TTCGACCTAAAGGCCACCATGGTGCTGAACCCAGTCATTTCCAAGCTTGCTGGTAAACTGGTTGTGCTGGCCAGCGCTTCTCCTAGAAGACTTGAGATTCTCCGCAGTGCA GGTTTACGTTTCGAGGTTGTGCCGTCCTGGTTTAAGGAAACCCTCGATAAAGGGCTTTTCAAAGCACCTCATGAGTATGCTGTTGAGACAGCCAAGCAAAAGGCCCTGGAGGTAGCCAGGAGGATGCCCTTT AAACACCTGAAGACTCCAGATATAGTTATTGGGGCTGACACAATTGTG ACTGTAGATGGCATGATTCTGGAGAAACCAGTGGACAAACATGATGCTTATAGGATGCTGTCAAG TTTGAGTGGTAAAGAGCACAGTGTGTTCACTGGTGTAGCTATTGTCCTCTGccatgaaaaagaaa ATGAAGAAGTCGATTACCAGCTGGTAGATTTCTACGAAGAAACTAAAGTGAAGTTTGCTGATCTCTCAGAAGATATGCTATGGGAGTACATCAATAGTGGTGAGCCCAT CACGTCTACCCTTCCAAGCTGCAGCGACAATCTTCCCATCTCAGTACCCACCCAGCCCCCCTCCAGCTCACAAGCTCTGCCCAGCCACAACTCATCCGTTCGCAGACCAAGCAGCCCCTGTGACATTCAAAGACTCCACACCCAGATCACCCCCACAGCCAGTCCTGCCCTTAAG GTAAAAAGAGAAgacagtgaaagtgaaagttCACAGACATTGGTCAATAGCACGTCTAAACATACAGACAACAGGAAGGTCAAGCTTCATGACAATGCAACATTACCATCGATAACAAGGAGAGGGCAGGTGACTGAACCTACAAGAGGAGACTTGGAGCGAATCTGTGAACTGATGGATGGATTCAAAGCATCAAAG GCACTTTTTACAGCATCcaagttgtgtttgtttgacctGCTACATAGCCGGCCTGGGCTGGATGCAGCACAGGTGGCCCAGGAGATCAAAGCATCTGCAAAGGGGACCGAATGTCTGCTGGAAGCCTGTGTATCTCTGGGATTGTTGAAGAGTATAGAGAAAG CATGCCAAAAGCCAGTGTATGAGAACGCAGATCTGGCCACAGATTTTCTGAGGTCAGATGCCCCGTGTTCACTGCATGGCTACCTCCAGCACTGTAACGAAACCATGTGGCCACTTTTCTCCCACCTTGAGAGTGCTGTGCAGGAGGGCACCAGCCAGCGTGAGAAGGCCTTTAGCAAGCAAATGCTTCAG GAAACTTCCTCCAGCAGTCGGGAAGGCAAACTGAGATTCATGAAGGCCATGCACAACATTGCAAAAATTACAGGGAAAACCATAGCAACGGCATTTGACCTCTCCACCTATAAGTCAGCCTGTGATCTCGGAG GGTGCACCGGTGCCTTGGCTTATGAATTCGCCGAAGCTCATCCTGGATTGTCTGTAACAGTGTTTGACTTACCTGCTGTTGTCGAGTTGAATGAATTTTTCCATCCACAGCACCCAGACAACAGGGTATCATTTGTAGCAG GAGACTTTTTAAAAGACGAATTACCCAAAGCAGACTTGTATATCCTGGCGAGGATTCTTCATGACCTGCCTGATGAGAAAGTGCATATACTGCTGAGTAAAATCGCAGATGCATGCACAGCAG GCTGTGGACTCCTGCTAAGCGAGATCTTCCTGGATGAAGACAGAAGGGGCCCCAGTCGTGGGCTGCTGCAGGCCCTTAGCATGAGCGAGGGGAAACAGAGGAGCGCAACTGAATATAGCCTGCTTTTGAAGAGCCACGGTTTCATCACAGCGCATATCAGACATACAGACAACCTCCTGGATGCCATGCTGTGCATCAAAGCTTAA
- the asmtl gene encoding putative bifunctional dTTP/UTP pyrophosphatase/methyltransferase protein isoform X1 yields the protein MRRDAAGGSCCQFPRVVQFDLKATMVLNPVISKLAGKLVVLASASPRRLEILRSAGLRFEVVPSWFKETLDKGLFKAPHEYAVETAKQKALEVARRMPFKHLKTPDIVIGADTIVTVDGMILEKPVDKHDAYRMLSSLSGKEHSVFTGVAIVLCHEKENEEVDYQLVDFYEETKVKFADLSEDMLWEYINSGEPMDKAGGYGIQALGGMLVEYVHGDFLNVVGFPLNHFCKQLDLIYNFCTSSLKSTSTLPSCSDNLPISVPTQPPSSSQALPSHNSSVRRPSSPCDIQRLHTQITPTASPALKVKREDSESESSQTLVNSTSKHTDNRKVKLHDNATLPSITRRGQVTEPTRGDLERICELMDGFKASKALFTASKLCLFDLLHSRPGLDAAQVAQEIKASAKGTECLLEACVSLGLLKSIEKACQKPVYENADLATDFLRSDAPCSLHGYLQHCNETMWPLFSHLESAVQEGTSQREKAFSKQMLQETSSSSREGKLRFMKAMHNIAKITGKTIATAFDLSTYKSACDLGGCTGALAYEFAEAHPGLSVTVFDLPAVVELNEFFHPQHPDNRVSFVAGDFLKDELPKADLYILARILHDLPDEKVHILLSKIADACTAGCGLLLSEIFLDEDRRGPSRGLLQALSMSEGKQRSATEYSLLLKSHGFITAHIRHTDNLLDAMLCIKA from the exons ATGCGTCGTGACGCAGCAGGCGGGTCCTGCTGTCAGTTTCCCCGAGTTGTACAG TTCGACCTAAAGGCCACCATGGTGCTGAACCCAGTCATTTCCAAGCTTGCTGGTAAACTGGTTGTGCTGGCCAGCGCTTCTCCTAGAAGACTTGAGATTCTCCGCAGTGCA GGTTTACGTTTCGAGGTTGTGCCGTCCTGGTTTAAGGAAACCCTCGATAAAGGGCTTTTCAAAGCACCTCATGAGTATGCTGTTGAGACAGCCAAGCAAAAGGCCCTGGAGGTAGCCAGGAGGATGCCCTTT AAACACCTGAAGACTCCAGATATAGTTATTGGGGCTGACACAATTGTG ACTGTAGATGGCATGATTCTGGAGAAACCAGTGGACAAACATGATGCTTATAGGATGCTGTCAAG TTTGAGTGGTAAAGAGCACAGTGTGTTCACTGGTGTAGCTATTGTCCTCTGccatgaaaaagaaa ATGAAGAAGTCGATTACCAGCTGGTAGATTTCTACGAAGAAACTAAAGTGAAGTTTGCTGATCTCTCAGAAGATATGCTATGGGAGTACATCAATAGTGGTGAGCCCAT ggACAAGGCTGGTGGCTATGGTATTCAGGCTCTGGGTGGCATGCTGGTCGAGTATGTCCATGGAGACTTTCTCAATGTTGTGGGTTTTCCCCTCAACCACTTCTGCAAACAGCTAGACCTTATTTACAATTTTTGTACTTCCTCTTTGAAAAGCACGTCTACCCTTCCAAGCTGCAGCGACAATCTTCCCATCTCAGTACCCACCCAGCCCCCCTCCAGCTCACAAGCTCTGCCCAGCCACAACTCATCCGTTCGCAGACCAAGCAGCCCCTGTGACATTCAAAGACTCCACACCCAGATCACCCCCACAGCCAGTCCTGCCCTTAAG GTAAAAAGAGAAgacagtgaaagtgaaagttCACAGACATTGGTCAATAGCACGTCTAAACATACAGACAACAGGAAGGTCAAGCTTCATGACAATGCAACATTACCATCGATAACAAGGAGAGGGCAGGTGACTGAACCTACAAGAGGAGACTTGGAGCGAATCTGTGAACTGATGGATGGATTCAAAGCATCAAAG GCACTTTTTACAGCATCcaagttgtgtttgtttgacctGCTACATAGCCGGCCTGGGCTGGATGCAGCACAGGTGGCCCAGGAGATCAAAGCATCTGCAAAGGGGACCGAATGTCTGCTGGAAGCCTGTGTATCTCTGGGATTGTTGAAGAGTATAGAGAAAG CATGCCAAAAGCCAGTGTATGAGAACGCAGATCTGGCCACAGATTTTCTGAGGTCAGATGCCCCGTGTTCACTGCATGGCTACCTCCAGCACTGTAACGAAACCATGTGGCCACTTTTCTCCCACCTTGAGAGTGCTGTGCAGGAGGGCACCAGCCAGCGTGAGAAGGCCTTTAGCAAGCAAATGCTTCAG GAAACTTCCTCCAGCAGTCGGGAAGGCAAACTGAGATTCATGAAGGCCATGCACAACATTGCAAAAATTACAGGGAAAACCATAGCAACGGCATTTGACCTCTCCACCTATAAGTCAGCCTGTGATCTCGGAG GGTGCACCGGTGCCTTGGCTTATGAATTCGCCGAAGCTCATCCTGGATTGTCTGTAACAGTGTTTGACTTACCTGCTGTTGTCGAGTTGAATGAATTTTTCCATCCACAGCACCCAGACAACAGGGTATCATTTGTAGCAG GAGACTTTTTAAAAGACGAATTACCCAAAGCAGACTTGTATATCCTGGCGAGGATTCTTCATGACCTGCCTGATGAGAAAGTGCATATACTGCTGAGTAAAATCGCAGATGCATGCACAGCAG GCTGTGGACTCCTGCTAAGCGAGATCTTCCTGGATGAAGACAGAAGGGGCCCCAGTCGTGGGCTGCTGCAGGCCCTTAGCATGAGCGAGGGGAAACAGAGGAGCGCAACTGAATATAGCCTGCTTTTGAAGAGCCACGGTTTCATCACAGCGCATATCAGACATACAGACAACCTCCTGGATGCCATGCTGTGCATCAAAGCTTAA